A genome region from Bradyrhizobium commune includes the following:
- a CDS encoding outer membrane protein yields the protein MKKILLALTAVAAMTGSASAADLAARPYVKAPMVAPVANWTGFYIFGGAGGGLSNSDQTILATPTGTPLTIAQRQGGSGWFGTVGLGYDWQFNSTWVAGVFADGQFGSLRATVQDPVLGITGNQKLEDSWAAGVRLGWLVAPNVLSYVNGGYSGAHFGSTNFLTLAGAPAGVHLNGYNRNGFFIGGGVENNLNIFGISAPGWFMKTEYRSAFYNAKTKDEISNVTNLPTGVDSIRANSWNQTISTSLVYRFNWTGPVVAKY from the coding sequence ATGAAGAAGATTTTGCTGGCTCTGACCGCGGTTGCGGCGATGACCGGTTCGGCCTCGGCGGCTGACCTTGCGGCTCGTCCCTATGTGAAAGCCCCGATGGTTGCTCCGGTTGCCAACTGGACTGGCTTCTACATCTTCGGTGGCGCCGGCGGCGGCCTCTCGAACTCCGACCAGACCATCCTCGCGACGCCGACTGGCACGCCGCTGACGATCGCGCAGCGCCAGGGCGGTTCGGGCTGGTTCGGCACCGTCGGTCTCGGCTACGACTGGCAGTTCAACAGCACTTGGGTCGCCGGCGTGTTCGCCGACGGTCAGTTCGGCAGCCTGCGCGCCACCGTGCAGGATCCGGTCCTCGGCATCACCGGCAACCAGAAGCTGGAAGACTCCTGGGCCGCTGGTGTGCGCCTCGGCTGGCTGGTTGCCCCGAACGTGCTCTCCTATGTCAACGGCGGTTACTCCGGCGCCCACTTCGGCAGCACCAACTTCCTGACGCTGGCGGGCGCTCCGGCCGGTGTCCACCTCAACGGCTACAACCGCAACGGCTTCTTCATCGGTGGTGGCGTCGAGAACAACCTGAACATCTTCGGCATCAGCGCGCCCGGCTGGTTCATGAAGACCGAATATCGCTCGGCCTTCTACAACGCCAAGACCAAGGATGAAATCTCCAACGTCACCAACCTGCCGACCGGTGTCGACAGCATCCGTGCCAACAGCTGGAACCAGACGATCTCGACCTCGCTGGTCTACCGCTTCAACTGGACCGGTCCGGTCGTCGCCAAGTACTGA
- a CDS encoding SDR family NAD(P)-dependent oxidoreductase, producing the protein MTSSRFDLRGKVAIVTGGNGGIGLGLAHGLADAGADIAVVGRNEAKSAAAVADLKQRGVKAIAVTTDVTDKAAVAAMIERVVKDLGRIDILINNAGMSIRKPPHELELDEWNKVIDTNLTSAFVCSKLAYPALKASGNGKVINIGSMMSIFGASFATAYAASKGGIVQYTRACANAWAPDNIQVNAILPGWIDTDLTRGARQQVSGLHERVLARTPAGRWGDIDDFAGIAVFLASRASNFVTGTAIPVDGGFSVMA; encoded by the coding sequence ATGACATCCAGCCGGTTCGATCTTCGCGGCAAGGTCGCGATCGTCACGGGAGGCAATGGCGGCATCGGGCTCGGCCTCGCCCACGGTCTTGCCGACGCCGGCGCCGACATCGCCGTGGTCGGACGCAACGAAGCCAAGTCCGCAGCAGCCGTCGCCGATCTCAAGCAGCGCGGCGTGAAGGCAATCGCGGTCACCACCGACGTCACCGACAAGGCAGCCGTCGCTGCGATGATCGAGCGTGTCGTGAAAGATCTCGGCCGCATCGACATCCTCATCAACAATGCCGGCATGAGCATCCGCAAGCCGCCGCACGAGCTCGAGCTCGACGAATGGAACAAGGTGATCGACACCAACCTGACCAGCGCGTTCGTCTGCTCGAAGCTGGCCTATCCGGCGTTGAAGGCATCTGGCAACGGCAAGGTGATCAATATCGGCTCGATGATGTCGATCTTCGGCGCGAGCTTCGCGACCGCTTATGCTGCGAGCAAAGGCGGCATCGTGCAGTACACGCGCGCCTGCGCCAATGCCTGGGCGCCCGACAACATCCAGGTCAACGCCATCCTGCCCGGCTGGATCGACACCGACCTCACCCGTGGCGCGCGGCAACAGGTGTCGGGACTGCACGAGCGCGTGCTGGCGCGCACGCCTGCGGGGCGTTGGGGCGATATCGACGATTTCGCCGGCATCGCGGTGTTCCTCGCCTCACGCGCATCGAACTTCGTCACGGGCACCGCGATCCCCGTTGACGGTGGCTTCTCCGTAATGGCGTGA
- a CDS encoding outer membrane protein, producing the protein MMRRFGWALAATSLLLTTFSGVASAADMAVKAPPPPAVVPYSWTGCYVGIEGGGSWGRDRAISNGTNNGVANGSAGVLKTAGDISGGLVGGTLGCNYQWNQWVFGIEGDGSWSGEKGSSNLVPPFVTTFKEDVSQSYIATIRGRIGFAVVPTVLLYGTAGGAFADLRIHEFDPTAAAGSAAAIGATETHSYAGWTAGAGVEWGFYPNWSAKFEYLYMDLGSKGFFQTTTTGCCTFQSTHLTDNIVRAGINYRFNWPRPVVAKY; encoded by the coding sequence ATGATGAGACGTTTTGGGTGGGCGCTCGCCGCCACTTCGCTGCTCTTGACGACATTTTCGGGTGTAGCTTCCGCGGCGGATATGGCCGTCAAGGCTCCGCCTCCGCCCGCGGTCGTTCCCTATAGCTGGACCGGCTGCTACGTGGGGATCGAGGGCGGCGGATCGTGGGGCCGGGATCGGGCGATCAGCAACGGCACGAACAACGGCGTGGCCAATGGGTCGGCCGGGGTGCTCAAGACTGCGGGTGACATTAGCGGAGGCTTGGTCGGCGGCACCCTTGGCTGCAATTATCAGTGGAACCAGTGGGTGTTCGGCATCGAGGGCGACGGCTCGTGGTCGGGCGAAAAAGGTAGCTCCAACCTGGTGCCGCCGTTTGTGACGACCTTCAAGGAGGACGTGTCGCAAAGCTACATTGCAACGATCCGTGGCCGTATCGGCTTCGCTGTCGTGCCAACCGTGCTGCTCTACGGCACCGCTGGCGGCGCTTTCGCGGATTTGCGGATCCATGAGTTCGATCCCACCGCTGCCGCCGGTTCGGCGGCTGCTATCGGGGCGACTGAGACGCATTCGTACGCAGGCTGGACCGCAGGCGCGGGTGTGGAATGGGGCTTTTATCCAAATTGGTCGGCAAAGTTCGAATACCTCTACATGGATTTGGGCAGCAAAGGCTTCTTCCAGACCACGACGACAGGATGTTGTACGTTCCAGTCGACGCATCTCACCGACAACATCGTGCGCGCCGGCATCAACTATCGTTTCAACTGGCCGAGGCCGGTCGTCGCGAAATACTGA
- a CDS encoding outer membrane protein, producing the protein MRNKLIAAFACTTALVSTGAASAADLAARPYTKAPAYIEPLFNWTGFYVGGHIGGAWTNEQFINNGNSGGFGDLVPGQGYRQRGAGVMGGAQIGYNWQANNYVFGMEGTISGLDNKGSFTNTAFGAGDDVFSWRANVLATVVGRAGFAVQNNLFYIKGGYAGVNNRLSVSDTVGPFTGSGGQTHWANGWTVGAGWEYGVTRNWIVGLEYNYAAFGSQTYQLGGTTTSYTFDAKPRDIQWAVVRASYKFDAPVIARY; encoded by the coding sequence ATGCGTAACAAATTGATTGCTGCCTTCGCCTGCACGACCGCTCTGGTTTCGACCGGCGCTGCTTCCGCCGCCGATCTCGCCGCGCGTCCCTACACCAAGGCGCCCGCCTATATCGAGCCGCTGTTCAACTGGACCGGCTTCTATGTCGGCGGCCACATCGGTGGCGCCTGGACCAACGAGCAGTTCATCAACAATGGCAACAGCGGCGGCTTCGGCGATCTGGTGCCGGGGCAGGGCTATCGCCAGCGCGGTGCCGGCGTCATGGGCGGCGCTCAGATCGGCTACAACTGGCAGGCCAACAACTACGTGTTCGGCATGGAAGGCACGATCTCCGGCCTCGACAACAAGGGCTCGTTCACGAACACCGCGTTCGGTGCGGGTGACGACGTGTTCTCATGGCGTGCCAATGTGCTTGCGACCGTCGTCGGTCGCGCCGGCTTCGCCGTGCAGAACAACCTCTTCTACATCAAGGGCGGCTACGCTGGCGTGAACAACCGTCTCTCGGTTTCCGACACGGTCGGCCCGTTCACCGGTTCCGGCGGTCAGACCCACTGGGCCAACGGCTGGACCGTCGGCGCCGGCTGGGAATACGGCGTCACCCGCAACTGGATCGTCGGCCTCGAGTATAATTACGCGGCCTTCGGCAGCCAGACCTATCAGCTCGGTGGCACCACGACGAGCTACACCTTCGATGCCAAGCCGCGCGACATCCAGTGGGCCGTCGTGCGCGCGAGCTACAAGTTCGACGCGCCGGTCATCGCGCGCTACTGA